The Burkholderiales bacterium genomic sequence CTGCCAGGGAACAGGCCTCGTGGGAGATGCCTTCCATCATGCAGCCATCACCGAGGAAGACATAGGTGTAATGATCGACGATCTCATGGCCGGGCCGGTTGAACTGCTGGGCGAGGATCTTTTCCGCCAGGGCCATGCCCACTGCATTGGAAATGCCCTGGCCGAGGGGGCCGGTGGTGGTCTCCACCCCCGGTGTGTAGCCGTATTCGGGATGCCCCGGGGTTTTCGAATGGAGTTGGCGGAAGCGCTTGATCTCCTCCATCGGCAGGTCGTAGCCGGTGAGGTGGAGCAGGGCATAGAGGAGCATGGAGCCGTGACCGTTGGAAAGCACGAAACGGTCGCGGTCGAACCATTTGGGATTGTTGGGATTGTGCCGCAGGTGGTGATTCCACAGGACCTCGGCGATTTCCGCCATGCCCATGGGCGCCCCAGGGTGCCCCGATTTGGCTTTTTCCACAGCGTCGATCGCCAGGATGCGGATCGCATTGGCCAGGTCTTTGCGAGTTGCCATGTCAGAACGTCCTTATTTGTTGAGAAACCTCGTCCACCAGCCGGCCGCGCCGGCTTGTCGCATTCCATCTTCAGTGCTGGGCGGGGAGTGACGGCACAAGACCGGGGGCGCCAGCCATGCCCCGCTCGGGGGCGGAGTCTTCTTTCCCCTCCCCGGGGAAGGGGACGGGGCTCGGGCTTGCCGAGTTCCTGTTCAAGCGAACGGTCATGGCGCCGCCTCGCCCCGAAGGATGAGACGGCGATTCGCCATGATTCCATTCCCTCGCCCTGTCTTTTTCCGCCAGGGAGGAGGGAACGCGTCGTCTGCTCTCACGTCAAAAGTGAAATTATCCCCTAGCCCGCCAAAGCTTGGCAACAGGATAATCCGCCAGGCTTTTCAATGACTTGGCTTTTGTCCCGGGCTTCCCGAAAAGCCCAGGCGGGCGCGCAAAGGGGACGCGGCCATCAGCGGGGTGCGCGCAGCCAGTCCCGCCAGGCCTCGAACAGGGGGGGATGCCAGGCGGCGATGACGGAGCGTTTCCAGGGGCTTGCGGACCAGAAATCGTCCACCTCCAGGGTGGCCAGCCGCCCCCCCGCCTCCTCGAGAATCAACGCCCCGGCGGCGAAGTCCCACAGCTTCTGCCCGCCGTGCAGGTAAACATCGAAGCGGCCGGCGGCAACGAAACACCAATCCAGCGCACTGGAGCCAAAATTGCGCTGGGAGCGGTAGGGCGGCCGCGCCGCCAGCTCCTCGGCGAGCCGCCGGTCGAGCCGCTTGAGGTCCACCCCCGCCAGCGCCGCCCGCAGGTTGCGCGGCGGTTTTTCCTTGATGGGCAGCCGCTCGCCGTTGAGGAAGGCCCCCTGTCCCTCCACCGCCCAGAACATCTCGTCCAGTTCCGGTGCGTAGATGACCCCGAGGCGCGGCCGCTCCCCGCGCCAGAAGGCAACGGAGACGGCGAAATAAGGTAGGCCGTTGACGAAATTGGAGGTGCCATCGATGGGATCGATCACCCACAGCCCCTCGCCCCCCGCCTGCCACAGCTTCTGCTGTTCCGCGGCGCCCATCTCCTCCCCCAGCACCGGGCAGGGGGCGATGGCACGCAGGCTTTCCACCAGCGCCGCCTGGGCCGCGGTGTCGGCGATGGTGCACAGGCTGCCATCCACCTTGTGCTGGTGGGCCACCCGCAGGTAGCGGGGCACGATCTCATGCTGCGCCACCCGTTTGACGGTGTGAATGACCGCCTCGAGCATGTCGCCCGCCCGCCTAGGCGCCTTCCTTCCACTTGATGGAGCAGCCCATGCTGGGAATCTGTTCCGCCGGCCCGCGCCCGGTGCGGGCAATCTGCACCATGGCCTCGTAGAGCTCCCGCCGGGCATCCTCGGGTGCCGTCTCCTTGCGGGAGGCATCCAGGCGGCCACGATATTGCAGCTCGAGGTCGGCGTTGAAACCAAAGAAATCCGGCGTGCACACCGCGCCATAGGCGCGGGCCACGGCCTGCGTCTCATCGTAAAGGTATGGGAAGGGATAGCCGTATTCCGCCGCCACCTTCTGCATGGCCTCGAAAGAATCCTCCGGGTACTGGCTTGCGTCGTTGGAATTGATGGCCACCACGC encodes the following:
- a CDS encoding inositol monophosphatase family protein, giving the protein MLEAVIHTVKRVAQHEIVPRYLRVAHQHKVDGSLCTIADTAAQAALVESLRAIAPCPVLGEEMGAAEQQKLWQAGGEGLWVIDPIDGTSNFVNGLPYFAVSVAFWRGERPRLGVIYAPELDEMFWAVEGQGAFLNGERLPIKEKPPRNLRAALAGVDLKRLDRRLAEELAARPPYRSQRNFGSSALDWCFVAAGRFDVYLHGGQKLWDFAAGALILEEAGGRLATLEVDDFWSASPWKRSVIAAWHPPLFEAWRDWLRAPR
- a CDS encoding thioredoxin family protein produces the protein MVSLTTPVCEFGRKAPDFDLPGVDGRRYTLASTRGPRGLLVMFICNHCPYVKAIRSRIIRDARDLAAEGIGVVAINSNDASQYPEDSFEAMQKVAAEYGYPFPYLYDETQAVARAYGAVCTPDFFGFNADLELQYRGRLDASRKETAPEDARRELYEAMVQIARTGRGPAEQIPSMGCSIKWKEGA